From the genome of Hydrogenophilus thermoluteolus, one region includes:
- the dnaN gene encoding DNA polymerase III subunit beta, protein MLIRAPRDTLLTPLAAAAGIVEKRQTKPILGCFLLERSDDGLTVTATDLEAQIVVRQPLGELAGENGACAVPAKKLLDILKSLPDGAEVQLLAEENTLKITSGRSRFTLHTLPAHDFPRLTPPSEGDQLTLTQHTLRRLVALTAFAMAQQDVRYYLNGLFFHLHDQNLHVVATDGHRLAHVEEAMPEFRDEREAILPRKTVLELQRLLSDSDQPVAITIAERQVVFTTGAVQFTSKIIEGKFPDYRRVIPMNHPVRIVFDRVELLRALQRVAVLAEDKLRPIKLTFETGLVRISGHNVEREEAVEEIEIHYEGAPLEIGFNVSYLIDVLTALTNEVIHIQLKDSMAAALITTPDDEHFHYVVMPMRL, encoded by the coding sequence ATGCTGATTCGAGCCCCCCGTGATACGCTGCTCACACCGCTCGCTGCCGCGGCCGGTATCGTGGAAAAGCGGCAAACCAAGCCGATCCTCGGCTGTTTCCTGCTGGAGCGCAGCGACGACGGTCTTACCGTCACCGCTACCGACCTCGAAGCGCAAATCGTCGTTCGGCAACCGCTTGGCGAATTGGCTGGGGAAAACGGCGCCTGCGCGGTGCCAGCGAAGAAGCTCCTCGATATTCTGAAGAGCTTGCCCGACGGGGCCGAAGTGCAGCTCCTTGCCGAAGAGAACACCCTCAAGATAACGAGCGGACGGTCACGCTTCACGTTGCACACGCTGCCGGCGCACGACTTCCCGCGCCTTACCCCCCCCAGCGAAGGCGACCAACTGACGCTCACGCAACACACCTTGCGCCGCTTGGTGGCGCTCACAGCGTTTGCGATGGCCCAACAAGACGTCCGCTACTATCTGAACGGGCTCTTTTTCCACCTCCACGACCAGAATTTGCACGTGGTCGCTACCGACGGGCATCGCCTCGCCCACGTCGAAGAGGCGATGCCGGAATTTCGCGACGAACGGGAAGCGATCCTGCCGCGCAAAACGGTCCTCGAGCTCCAGCGACTCCTTTCGGACAGCGACCAGCCGGTGGCGATCACCATCGCCGAACGGCAAGTGGTCTTCACCACCGGTGCGGTGCAATTCACCAGCAAAATCATCGAAGGGAAGTTCCCCGATTACCGTCGGGTGATCCCCATGAACCACCCCGTGCGGATCGTCTTCGACCGGGTTGAACTCCTGCGCGCACTGCAACGGGTTGCGGTGCTTGCCGAAGACAAATTGCGGCCGATCAAACTCACGTTCGAAACGGGGCTCGTGCGCATCTCCGGGCACAACGTCGAACGCGAAGAAGCGGTCGAAGAGATCGAGATCCACTACGAAGGGGCGCCACTCGAGATCGGCTTCAACGTCAGCTACCTCATCGACGTGCTCACTGCGCTCACCAACGAAGTGATCCACATCCAACTCAAAGACAGCATGGCCGCAGCGCTCATCACCACACCGGACGACGAACACTTCCATTACGTCGTGATGCCGATGCGGCTGTGA
- the gyrB gene encoding DNA topoisomerase (ATP-hydrolyzing) subunit B yields the protein MVQENAMTQTYDESAIQQLEGLEAVRKRPGMYIGDTSDGTGLHHMIFEVVDNAIDEALAGYCDDIVVTVHADNSVSVRDNGRGIPTGIKWDDKNEPKRSAAEIVMCVLHAGGKFNQNSYKVSGGLHGVGVSCVNALSKWLKLTIWRDGYKHVLEFSRGVPTLFDETWETPPGGGEPVHVRKMKVVGATQKRGTEVHWLADEEIFGTIEYHADQIAKRLRELSFLNNGVKIRFIDQRTGKEEDFAFSGGVKGFVQYLNRNKQPLHPTIFHASGAVTVPQDVGHEAEISIEVAMQWNDSFAEQVLCYTNNIPQPDGGTHLTGLRSAMTRVINKYLEANEIAKKAKVEITGDDMREGLTCVLSVKMPDPKFASQTKMKLVSSEARTAVEEVVGKALETFLLEHPNEAKAIVGKIVEAARAREAARKAREITRRKGVLDGVGLPGKLADCQEKDPAKSELFIVEGDSAGGSAKQGRDRRFQAILPLKGKILNVEKARFDKLLQSQEIATLITALGTGIGKADYKPEKLRYHRIILMSDADVDGAHIRTLLLTFFYRQMPELIERGHVYIAQPPLYKVKLGKTERYLKDDAELQQFLIELAAQEAELLPAPDAAPIRDETLLGLLRQWQRAQRIIDRHSALIDPTILQTILNHAIAIDLSNQENAVASAQRLQAVLGDQLRVLAAFDEERDQWSLRIERTEHGLIKRSLLDAELLESGDWQTVMHVAETTATLVQGEGEVRRGEKRQTVRHFADAVAWLMAEVERQIVKQRYKGLGEMNPEQLWETTMDPATRRLLKVQIEDAIAADEIFSTLMGDAVEPRREFIEANALFVRNLDV from the coding sequence ATGGTCCAGGAAAACGCAATGACCCAAACCTACGACGAAAGCGCGATTCAACAACTCGAAGGGCTCGAAGCGGTCCGCAAACGCCCCGGCATGTACATCGGCGATACCTCCGATGGAACGGGGCTCCACCATATGATCTTCGAAGTGGTCGACAACGCGATCGACGAAGCGCTGGCTGGCTACTGCGACGACATCGTCGTGACGGTCCACGCCGACAACTCGGTTTCGGTGCGCGACAACGGCCGCGGGATCCCCACTGGCATCAAATGGGACGACAAAAACGAACCGAAACGCTCCGCCGCAGAGATCGTGATGTGCGTGCTGCACGCCGGTGGCAAATTCAACCAGAACAGTTACAAAGTCTCCGGCGGGCTTCACGGTGTCGGCGTCTCGTGTGTGAACGCACTCTCCAAATGGCTCAAACTCACCATCTGGCGTGACGGGTACAAACACGTCCTCGAATTTTCTCGTGGCGTGCCCACCCTCTTCGACGAAACCTGGGAAACCCCACCCGGCGGCGGGGAACCGGTGCACGTGCGCAAGATGAAGGTGGTGGGTGCGACGCAAAAGCGCGGCACCGAAGTCCATTGGCTTGCGGACGAAGAGATCTTCGGCACGATCGAATACCACGCCGACCAGATCGCGAAGCGCCTGCGCGAACTTTCGTTTCTCAACAACGGCGTCAAGATCCGCTTCATCGACCAACGCACCGGCAAAGAAGAGGACTTCGCCTTCTCGGGCGGCGTCAAGGGCTTCGTCCAATACCTCAACCGCAACAAGCAGCCGCTCCACCCCACCATCTTCCACGCGAGCGGCGCGGTCACCGTCCCGCAAGACGTCGGGCACGAAGCGGAAATCAGCATCGAAGTGGCGATGCAGTGGAACGACAGCTTCGCCGAACAGGTGCTTTGCTACACCAACAACATTCCGCAACCCGACGGCGGCACCCACCTCACCGGGTTGCGCAGCGCGATGACGCGGGTGATCAATAAATACCTGGAAGCGAACGAAATCGCAAAAAAAGCGAAAGTCGAGATCACCGGCGACGACATGCGTGAAGGGCTCACCTGCGTCCTATCCGTGAAGATGCCCGACCCGAAATTCGCCAGCCAAACCAAAATGAAACTGGTGAGTTCGGAAGCGCGCACCGCGGTGGAAGAGGTAGTGGGCAAAGCGCTCGAAACCTTCCTGCTCGAACACCCCAACGAAGCGAAAGCGATCGTCGGCAAAATCGTCGAAGCAGCACGCGCCCGCGAAGCGGCGCGCAAAGCGCGCGAAATCACGCGCCGCAAAGGGGTACTCGACGGCGTGGGGCTGCCGGGAAAACTTGCCGACTGCCAAGAGAAAGACCCGGCAAAATCGGAACTCTTCATTGTCGAGGGCGACTCCGCCGGTGGCTCCGCGAAGCAAGGGCGCGACCGCCGCTTCCAAGCGATCTTGCCGCTCAAAGGCAAAATCCTCAACGTCGAAAAAGCGCGTTTCGACAAACTCCTGCAAAGCCAGGAGATCGCCACGCTGATCACCGCGCTCGGCACCGGGATCGGCAAAGCGGACTACAAACCGGAGAAGCTGCGCTACCACCGCATCATCCTGATGAGCGACGCCGACGTCGACGGCGCCCATATCCGAACACTGCTGCTCACCTTCTTCTACCGCCAGATGCCGGAGCTGATCGAACGCGGCCACGTCTATATCGCGCAACCCCCGCTCTACAAGGTGAAACTGGGTAAGACCGAGCGCTACCTCAAAGACGACGCGGAATTACAGCAATTTCTCATCGAACTGGCGGCGCAAGAGGCCGAACTCCTCCCGGCGCCAGACGCCGCACCGATTCGCGACGAAACGCTCTTGGGGCTGTTGCGCCAATGGCAACGCGCGCAACGGATCATCGACCGCCATAGCGCCCTCATCGACCCCACCATTCTGCAAACGATTCTGAACCACGCGATTGCGATCGACCTCAGCAACCAAGAAAACGCCGTCGCAAGCGCCCAACGGTTGCAGGCGGTGCTGGGCGACCAACTCCGCGTCCTCGCCGCATTCGACGAAGAGCGCGATCAATGGAGCTTACGCATCGAACGCACCGAACACGGGCTCATCAAGCGCAGCCTGCTCGATGCCGAACTCCTGGAATCTGGGGATTGGCAAACCGTGATGCACGTTGCCGAAACCACTGCGACGCTCGTACAAGGTGAAGGGGAAGTGCGGCGCGGCGAAAAACGGCAGACGGTCCGCCATTTCGCCGATGCGGTCGCTTGGCTGATGGCCGAAGTAGAACGCCAGATCGTCAAACAACGCTACAAAGGGTTGGGCGAAATGAACCCGGAACAGCTCTGGGAGACGACGATGGATCCGGCAACCCGGCGGCTGCTCAAAGTGCAGATCGAAGACGCGATCGCCGCCGACGAAATCTTCTCGACCCTGATGGGCGATGCGGTCGAACCGCGGCGCGAGTTCATCGAGGCGAACGCGCTCTTCGTGCGTAATTTGGATGTGTGA
- a CDS encoding DUF4160 domain-containing protein, whose translation MMPVLAMFYGIIIRMYLMEGSQHHRPHIHARYGEFEAAIDIEEGELLAGELPRKQLRLVQAWIELRRDELLANWELAQQGIPPYRIDPL comes from the coding sequence ATGATGCCAGTACTGGCAATGTTTTATGGCATCATTATTCGAATGTACCTGATGGAAGGTAGCCAACACCATCGCCCGCATATCCACGCACGGTATGGCGAATTCGAAGCAGCGATTGATATCGAAGAGGGGGAATTGTTGGCAGGTGAGTTACCGCGCAAACAACTTCGACTCGTCCAAGCGTGGATCGAGTTACGGCGGGACGAACTGCTCGCCAACTGGGAACTCGCCCAACAAGGTATTCCTCCGTATCGGATCGACCCTCTGTAA
- a CDS encoding DUF2442 domain-containing protein has protein sequence MDWDVVKVKPLDGYRLHLKLADGKEGIVDLTPLLSKKGFQELQDRDYFCRVFPFLGALTWPNGQDISPEWVLEHLTPNTEEVPV, from the coding sequence ATGGATTGGGACGTTGTCAAAGTGAAACCGTTGGACGGCTACCGACTTCACTTGAAGCTTGCCGACGGAAAAGAAGGAATCGTGGACCTGACCCCGCTCCTCAGCAAGAAGGGGTTTCAAGAGCTACAAGATCGCGACTATTTCTGCCGAGTCTTTCCTTTTCTGGGCGCTTTGACTTGGCCTAACGGTCAGGACATTTCACCGGAGTGGGTTCTCGAACATCTCACACCGAACACTGAGGAAGTGCCTGTGTAA
- the leuE gene encoding leucine efflux protein LeuE: MSLWHALGIHDYGAFVLGTVLVVLLPGPNSLYAFVTASRQGPAAGFRAALGILTGDAILMSAAVLGAASLLRYLPTLFAVLQLTGAVYLAWLGGKLVWEAVRHGWGKQTATANEDDRAAAPEPEPRRVAIHPFRRALVISLLNPKAILFFFSFFVLFVDADAPHPYLAFALLGLTLQVISATYLTILILAGARLRRWSQARPRAHAWGLAATGSAFLLFSAKLVRDAFARVGG, from the coding sequence ATGAGTTTGTGGCACGCATTGGGGATTCACGACTACGGCGCGTTCGTTTTGGGAACGGTTTTGGTGGTTTTGTTGCCAGGACCCAATTCGCTCTATGCGTTCGTCACCGCGTCGCGCCAGGGCCCCGCTGCGGGGTTTCGCGCGGCACTCGGGATTTTGACCGGGGACGCGATCCTGATGAGCGCCGCGGTGTTGGGCGCGGCGTCGCTACTGCGCTATCTGCCGACGCTCTTTGCGGTGTTGCAGCTTACTGGTGCCGTATACCTGGCGTGGTTGGGCGGAAAACTCGTTTGGGAAGCGGTTCGGCACGGCTGGGGCAAGCAAACGGCCACCGCGAACGAGGACGATCGGGCAGCCGCCCCCGAACCGGAACCGCGCCGGGTAGCGATCCACCCGTTTCGGCGGGCGTTGGTGATCAGCCTGTTGAACCCGAAAGCGATCCTCTTTTTCTTCTCGTTTTTCGTGCTCTTCGTCGATGCGGATGCGCCCCACCCCTATCTGGCGTTTGCATTGCTTGGGCTGACGTTACAGGTGATCAGCGCCACTTATCTGACGATTCTGATCCTGGCGGGTGCGCGCCTGCGCCGTTGGAGCCAGGCGCGACCGCGCGCTCATGCGTGGGGGCTTGCGGCCACCGGCAGTGCTTTCCTGCTCTTCAGTGCGAAGCTGGTGCGCGATGCGTTCGCGCGGGTGGGGGGGTGA
- a CDS encoding AtaL-like protein — translation MLLEVCHTLPLAVSVPLSRDTVWQRLWERVTFPQRWIDGVTACDVLWHAPKEAALTRRIAFGDRTFEERVTWQTGEWLRFVTQATPEYPGSLLTITLVERDAMRWSLTFSYRRFVRDGDATLPDGSDLSAWLAAAYRSADEAYVVALARALQAEQERR, via the coding sequence ATGTTGTTGGAGGTTTGTCATACCCTGCCGCTTGCGGTATCGGTGCCGCTATCACGGGACACGGTGTGGCAGCGTTTGTGGGAGCGCGTCACGTTCCCACAGCGGTGGATCGACGGGGTGACGGCGTGTGATGTGCTTTGGCACGCGCCCAAAGAAGCAGCGCTGACGCGGCGGATCGCGTTCGGTGACCGGACGTTCGAAGAGCGTGTGACGTGGCAAACGGGGGAATGGCTGCGGTTCGTCACTCAGGCAACCCCGGAATACCCCGGGAGTCTTTTGACCATCACCTTGGTGGAACGCGACGCGATGCGCTGGTCTTTGACCTTTTCCTATCGGCGGTTCGTGCGGGACGGTGACGCCACATTGCCGGACGGATCTGACCTCTCCGCCTGGTTGGCGGCGGCTTACCGCAGCGCAGACGAAGCGTATGTCGTTGCGCTTGCGCGGGCGTTACAAGCGGAGCAAGAGAGACGATGA
- a CDS encoding diguanylate cyclase, producing the protein MFLLHLLLGIAFAPTAWAGLLPQWLQSHVMPTLLIDPTDGTIVDANGAAKAENRNDFVFPHRLADGRVSEIHGLVHDVTKEMHLTEALERIAYHDPLTGLANRNGLVAGPSKRSHAASQKKNQASSCWGCSTSTNSRRSISTTGLCARIRDREADACAGSRGVGGVVHVHSQNYPQAETCITGNHPATDRSGSHWGKVDAQITQ; encoded by the coding sequence GTGTTTCTGCTACACCTGCTACTGGGTATCGCATTCGCACCCACCGCTTGGGCGGGACTGCTGCCCCAGTGGTTGCAGAGCCACGTCATGCCGACGCTCCTCATCGACCCTACGGACGGCACCATCGTAGACGCGAACGGCGCGGCAAAGGCCGAAAACCGCAACGATTTCGTCTTTCCCCACCGCTTGGCCGACGGCCGCGTCAGCGAAATCCACGGGTTGGTCCACGACGTCACCAAAGAGATGCACTTGACCGAAGCGCTCGAACGGATCGCGTACCACGATCCGCTCACCGGATTGGCCAACCGCAACGGGCTTGTCGCTGGGCCGAGCAAGCGATCGCACGCTGCGTCGCAGAAAAAAAACCAAGCTTCGTCGTGTTGGGGGTGCTCGACCTCGACGAATTCGCGGCGGTCAATCTCCACTACGGGATTGTGCGCAAGGATACGGGATCGCGAAGCCGATGCCTGCGCAGGAAGCCGCGGCGTGGGCGGCGTCGTGCACGTTCATTCACAAAATTATCCACAAGCCGAAACCTGCATTACAGGTAACCATCCTGCAACCGATCGGAGTGGGTCGCATTGGGGAAAAGTTGACGCACAGATCACGCAATGA
- a CDS encoding PstS family phosphate ABC transporter substrate-binding protein, whose translation MKLRNTLSLVATLAVAGVVTTPAVTFAAEKIVKIDGSSTVYPVTEAVAEEFQTAQRGKVKVTVGISGTGGGFKKFCRGETDISNASRPILDNEMKLCAENGIQYIELPVAFDALTVVINPKNTWAEEMTVAELKKMWSPEAQGVITNWKQVSPRFPDRPLKLAGAGSDSGTFDYFTEAIVGKAKSSRGDYLASEDDNVVVQFVSSDENALGYFGLAYYLENQDKLKAVKIKKDENSPAVAPSVETVNNGTYQPLSRPIFIYVNAKAAKEKPEVREFVAFYLKHAGKLAKEVGYVNLPDRAYELAMKNFQAMKTGTAFGGHAEVGVSVEELLARETKE comes from the coding sequence ATGAAACTTCGCAACACCCTTTCCCTGGTCGCCACGCTTGCCGTAGCGGGTGTCGTCACAACCCCGGCGGTGACCTTCGCGGCGGAAAAAATAGTGAAGATCGACGGTTCGAGCACCGTCTATCCCGTCACCGAAGCCGTTGCGGAGGAGTTCCAGACCGCGCAACGCGGCAAGGTGAAAGTCACGGTTGGCATTTCCGGCACCGGCGGCGGTTTCAAGAAGTTTTGCCGTGGTGAGACCGATATCTCCAACGCGTCGCGTCCGATTCTCGACAACGAGATGAAGTTGTGCGCCGAAAACGGCATCCAGTACATCGAACTCCCTGTGGCGTTCGACGCGCTCACCGTGGTGATCAACCCGAAAAACACCTGGGCCGAAGAGATGACGGTTGCCGAACTCAAGAAGATGTGGTCGCCCGAAGCGCAAGGGGTGATCACCAACTGGAAGCAGGTCTCTCCCCGTTTTCCGGATCGGCCGCTCAAACTCGCGGGTGCTGGGTCGGATTCGGGAACGTTCGACTATTTCACCGAAGCGATCGTGGGTAAAGCCAAGTCGAGCCGTGGCGACTACCTGGCGTCTGAGGACGACAACGTGGTCGTGCAGTTCGTGAGCTCGGATGAGAACGCGCTCGGTTACTTCGGCCTGGCGTACTATCTTGAGAACCAAGACAAACTGAAAGCGGTGAAGATCAAGAAGGACGAAAATTCGCCAGCGGTCGCGCCCAGCGTCGAAACGGTGAATAACGGTACCTATCAACCGCTTTCGCGCCCGATCTTCATCTACGTCAATGCCAAAGCGGCCAAAGAGAAACCGGAAGTGCGTGAATTCGTCGCGTTCTACCTCAAGCACGCTGGAAAGTTGGCCAAAGAGGTGGGGTACGTCAATTTGCCCGACCGTGCGTATGAGCTGGCGATGAAGAATTTCCAAGCGATGAAGACGGGTACCGCTTTCGGTGGCCATGCCGAAGTGGGTGTGAGCGTCGAAGAACTGCTTGCGCGCGAAACCAAGGAGTAA
- the pstC gene encoding phosphate ABC transporter permease subunit PstC, whose amino-acid sequence MTAEPSHCASLPEGHVTHTRARNVKERLIETALFLAAFSAVATTVAIVAILLYEGWSFFQHVSLVEFLTHTQWTPLFEKAEYGVLPLIAGTFTISAIAVLVAIPLGLTVAIYLSEFASHRVRETVKPFLELLEGVPTIVYGYFALLFVTPLLQKLIPGLPGFNMLSPGIVIGIMITPYVASVSEDAMRAVPMAMREASYAMGATRFQTAMKVVLPAAISGVVAAFILGISRAVGETMVVAIAAGQQPNFTFDPREPAATITAYIVQVAMGDLPHGSIGYQSIFAVGLVLVVITLFFNVIGQYVRRRWREAY is encoded by the coding sequence GTGACCGCTGAGCCAAGCCATTGCGCATCGCTTCCTGAAGGGCATGTCACCCATACCCGTGCCCGCAACGTCAAAGAGCGGCTGATCGAAACGGCGCTGTTCCTTGCCGCATTTTCTGCGGTGGCGACAACCGTGGCGATCGTCGCGATCCTCCTCTATGAAGGGTGGAGCTTTTTCCAGCACGTCTCACTCGTGGAATTCCTCACCCATACGCAATGGACACCGCTCTTCGAAAAAGCGGAGTATGGGGTCTTGCCGCTTATTGCTGGCACATTCACCATTTCGGCAATCGCGGTGCTGGTCGCGATTCCGCTTGGGCTCACGGTTGCGATCTACCTCTCTGAGTTTGCTTCGCATCGCGTACGCGAAACCGTCAAACCCTTTCTTGAGCTTTTGGAAGGGGTACCGACCATCGTCTACGGTTACTTTGCGCTGCTTTTCGTCACGCCGCTCTTGCAGAAACTCATTCCTGGGCTGCCCGGTTTCAACATGTTGAGCCCCGGGATCGTGATCGGGATCATGATCACGCCGTATGTGGCGTCGGTATCCGAAGACGCGATGCGCGCGGTGCCGATGGCGATGCGCGAGGCCTCGTACGCGATGGGGGCGACACGCTTCCAAACGGCAATGAAAGTGGTGTTGCCCGCCGCGATCTCCGGTGTGGTCGCCGCGTTCATCCTGGGTATTTCCCGAGCGGTCGGGGAGACGATGGTGGTTGCGATCGCTGCGGGGCAACAGCCCAATTTCACCTTCGATCCGCGTGAGCCCGCCGCGACGATCACTGCCTACATCGTGCAGGTGGCGATGGGGGATCTGCCGCACGGGTCGATCGGTTATCAGAGTATCTTCGCAGTCGGGTTGGTGCTCGTGGTGATCACCCTCTTTTTCAACGTGATCGGCCAATACGTGCGCCGGCGCTGGCGGGAGGCCTACTGA
- the pstA gene encoding phosphate ABC transporter permease PstA: MQQSEKNELTALRRDIAKRRRWDVIFGLIGLGATLIGVIVLFALFTDLVLDGYRHVVQEEFYFNFPSRRPERAGIYSAWVGTALVMIVTFLAAAPLGVAAAVYLEEYAPKNWLTELIEINVTNLAAVPSIVYGLLALGLFVYILDFGQSILTAGLTLALMILPVVIVATREALRAIPQHIKEAAYALGATRWQVVSDHLVPYASGGILTGVIIGMARAIGETAPVITIGALTFIAFLPPMPFAGDPPAGPFDWLFSPFTVLPIQMFNWLSRPQSEFHSLAAGVGIVIIVATLLMNGLAIWLRYRIRRNLTW; this comes from the coding sequence ATGCAGCAGAGCGAAAAAAACGAACTTACCGCGCTGCGGCGCGATATTGCGAAGCGCCGCCGCTGGGACGTGATTTTCGGATTGATCGGCTTGGGGGCGACGCTCATCGGAGTGATCGTGCTGTTCGCGCTCTTTACGGACCTGGTGCTCGATGGGTACCGCCACGTGGTGCAGGAAGAGTTCTATTTCAACTTCCCGTCGCGGCGGCCGGAGCGCGCCGGGATCTATTCCGCGTGGGTGGGAACGGCGTTGGTGATGATCGTGACCTTCCTGGCCGCAGCACCGCTGGGGGTTGCCGCTGCAGTCTATCTCGAAGAGTACGCGCCGAAGAACTGGCTCACGGAGCTCATCGAGATCAACGTCACCAATTTGGCCGCGGTGCCGTCGATCGTCTATGGGTTGCTCGCGCTGGGTCTCTTCGTCTATATCCTCGACTTCGGGCAAAGCATTCTCACCGCGGGGCTGACGCTCGCGTTGATGATCCTGCCGGTGGTGATCGTCGCGACGCGTGAAGCGTTGCGCGCGATTCCCCAGCACATCAAAGAGGCGGCGTACGCGTTGGGCGCTACCCGGTGGCAGGTGGTTTCCGACCATCTGGTCCCGTACGCGTCGGGCGGGATCCTGACCGGGGTGATCATCGGAATGGCGCGCGCGATCGGCGAAACGGCGCCGGTGATCACGATCGGGGCACTCACCTTCATCGCGTTCCTGCCGCCGATGCCTTTCGCTGGCGATCCCCCCGCAGGGCCTTTCGACTGGCTCTTTTCCCCATTTACTGTACTGCCCATCCAGATGTTCAACTGGCTTTCCCGACCACAGTCTGAGTTCCATTCGCTTGCGGCTGGGGTGGGGATCGTGATCATCGTCGCCACGCTCCTGATGAATGGTCTGGCGATCTGGCTCCGGTACCGTATTCGTCGCAATCTCACTTGGTAA
- the pstB gene encoding phosphate ABC transporter ATP-binding protein PstB, whose translation MDQPQRIVHEATGVTLDAPVKAQAKGFHFYYGAHHALKDLNMPVAEKRVTALIGPSGCGKSTFLRSFNRMHDLYPGNRYVGEIRLYPDDINLVSPEVDPIEIRMRVAMVFQKPNPFPKSIFDNVAYGLTVRGMKNRTEIADRVEAALKAAALWDEVKDRLDALGTSLSGGQQQRLCIARALAAEPEILLLDEPTSALDPIATASIEELVTELRDRVTILIVTHNMQQAARISDYTAFMYLGELVEFGPTDEIFVRPKKKQTEDYLTGRFG comes from the coding sequence ATGGATCAACCACAACGCATCGTTCATGAAGCCACCGGGGTAACACTCGACGCGCCGGTGAAAGCGCAAGCCAAAGGGTTCCACTTCTACTACGGCGCGCACCATGCGCTCAAAGACCTCAACATGCCCGTTGCGGAAAAACGGGTGACGGCGCTGATCGGCCCTTCGGGGTGCGGGAAATCGACTTTCCTGCGCAGCTTCAACCGCATGCACGACCTCTACCCGGGCAACCGCTATGTTGGTGAAATCCGTCTCTATCCGGACGACATCAACCTGGTTTCGCCCGAAGTCGACCCGATCGAGATCCGCATGCGGGTGGCGATGGTGTTTCAGAAGCCCAACCCGTTTCCGAAATCGATCTTCGACAACGTCGCGTATGGTTTGACGGTCCGTGGCATGAAAAACCGCACCGAAATCGCGGACCGGGTGGAAGCGGCGCTCAAAGCGGCGGCGTTGTGGGACGAAGTGAAAGACCGGTTGGATGCGTTGGGCACGTCGCTTTCCGGCGGACAGCAGCAGCGGCTCTGCATCGCGCGGGCGCTTGCGGCGGAACCGGAGATTTTGCTGCTCGACGAGCCCACGTCGGCGCTCGATCCGATTGCGACCGCGTCGATCGAAGAGCTGGTGACCGAACTGCGCGACCGGGTGACGATTCTGATCGTGACCCACAACATGCAACAAGCGGCACGGATCTCCGATTACACCGCGTTCATGTATTTGGGGGAACTGGTCGAGTTCGGCCCGACGGACGAGATCTTCGTCCGCCCGAAAAAGAAACAGACCGAAGACTACCTCACCGGCCGTTTCGGTTGA